AACGAATAAAACTGAACTTAGGGATTGCTCAAACTGAGTTTCCCACTTCATCATGTGTGGCTCATAGGGCAAGAGCAGAGCTAAGGTTCATAGGGTTCATATACTTGGTGGTACCGGTCAATATATGACGGACTATTATGCGGTTTGCTTTCTCGGACGGATGAAACGCGTCCCAAAACACGTATAACTCACGGTTCCGACACAAGTTCGATAGTACCGTACACAAACCCATCCCATTGTACGGCCCTTGTCCGCAACAAGCAACCTTCGACGTTATAAATCCTATAATCCACCGAACAAAAAAAATGTTATAACACTTTCTTGTCAGAAAAAAGCAGATTGCTAATTAGAAAATGAAAACTCAATTTAATTTAATTACCGAATCTTCGTGGAGTGGTCAGAAAATCTATTTGCATTTGGTTTGTGTTTGCTGCAATAAAAACAGTTTTCCCAATCTTTCTGTTAAGTGCATTTATCATTTGGGTTAGCTGAGGATCGTATAGAGCCGCCGCTCGTTGTAACTCAGCTGAGCATCTCCCACTGGACGAGCTTGATCTCGCCAGCTCGGCCGGTGCACATCCTAAGGGTCCGGCTCCCGTCACTAGAACTCGACCCACTCCAAGCGAATGTAACCTCTAAAAATAACTCAAATTAAGTTGTTACCTTGTGCACTTAACAAAAAAATTGTTTAAGGTTGTTATTACCATTAGTATCTTCTTGTACTCGGAGATTAGTAACCGGACGTAGTGAGGAAGTGAATACTGGCGCGACCTAGCGGAATATGGCACCAAGAAATAGTTGTTCACGAAGTCGTTGCCACCGACCGTAATTAGTACAAGCGATTGTCTCACGAGCCTTTGTGTTCGCGGTATCCCAATCAAGCGGCTCACACGTTGTTGGTATTGTTGGAAGTAGGCTAGTTGCTGGTACATTCTTATAATGTTGACCTGCATACCAAAACTCTTAACATATAAAAAACCGGAGGATTTATGAAGATTTTAATTTATGCATGGTCAGATCCGATTTGATTACTTACGAATTGAAAACCGGTATCGTTGAGAATTCCAATGCCGGCGGAGGCAAAGTTCGCACCGTTAAGCAGTCTACGTCCTCTTAGCTCCGGACTAAGGTACGGTAACGGTGACTCTTCGTTGCCGATTGCCTCACCTAACCAATACTAACCAACTGATTATTATGAATGATGATGATGTTATATAATTTTTACATCTTACAACTATATATGCCTGCATGTGTTATTAGTCTAAAACTGTTAATGAGATTAGTAAGCAAACGTAACTGATGAGATCTGGAATGTTAAGACCGTTGGAAAACCGTCCGGTTGGTCTCCGAGATGGAAAATCAATTCCATATGGTGGAGAATCGGCACGTGCAGTCGTCACTAAATAGTTGTTGTTGCCACTGTCGACGAGCGAGTCTCCGAACACGAAGAAGGCACGTGCAGCCTCAACTGCGATAGGACCGGACACAACCAATGCTAGGAACATAGACACGTTTGCTATAACCATCATTGATCCGGGTCTTCTAGTTGATACCGCCATCACGGCGTTTTGTTTTTTTATTTGAGTTTGAAAATGACTTCAAGATATAATGAAGAGTGAAATTTATATAAGTTGAAATTTTGGTTTAAACTTTTCATGTGATTTATTCAACTGAATTCAATCCCGTGTTAAGCCAACCAGAAGTATTTACTTCTAATTTTTAGTTATTTACAATCCCACTATTAAAAAAATAGAACTATATAATACGATAATATTACCAAAGTATTTGTGGTCCAAGAAAACGATAATGTTGTACATCTACATATGTAGTATATTATCATACATAAGTTGGCTTCCTTTTCTCTGCCATTGTTTTTTCACTGACTACTACAATTTTGATAAAGACATTATTTGGTTACAATTGTTCACTGCATTTTAAAGAATAAATGACTACTCAAAAACTAGTGCATGGTTAGATCTCACAAATTCATTCTGTATTTCCTTGTGAATATGTTAAAGGCCACCCATATCCACCTCAAAGTTTCACAAGAAGTAAGGAACAAACAAAAGGTTGGGACACAAAACCACCCTACTTTTATCGTTAACAAGAACTCACATGAGACTTGTGTA
This genomic interval from Brassica oleracea var. oleracea cultivar TO1000 chromosome C2, BOL, whole genome shotgun sequence contains the following:
- the LOC106323241 gene encoding GDSL esterase/lipase At5g18430-like, with the translated sequence MAVSTRRPGSMMVIANVSMFLALVVSGPIAVEAARAFFVFGDSLVDSGNNNYLVTTARADSPPYGIDFPSRRPTGRFSNGLNIPDLISEAIGNEESPLPYLSPELRGRRLLNGANFASAGIGILNDTGFQFVNIIRMYQQLAYFQQYQQRVSRLIGIPRTQRLVRQSLVLITVGGNDFVNNYFLVPYSARSRQYSLPHYVRLLISEYKKILMRLHSLGVGRVLVTGAGPLGCAPAELARSSSSSGRCSAELQRAAALYDPQLTQMINALNRKIGKTVFIAANTNQMQIDFLTTPRRFGFITSKVACCGQGPYNGMGLCTVLSNLCRNRELYVFWDAFHPSEKANRIIVRHILTGTTKYMNPMNLSSALAL